From one Rhizobium rosettiformans genomic stretch:
- the ubiA gene encoding 4-hydroxybenzoate octaprenyltransferase, which produces MSTTEPNIDRVIDAPSDNFVYRILPRWLWPHAQLARWDRPIGWQLLMWPCFWSSALAANALAAEGRLGLGLFVFHLFLFFVGSVAMRGAGCTYNDLVDHEIDNMVARTRSRPLPSGRISRRNAKIFMVVQSLVGLAVLLCFNSFSIVLGILSLAVVAIYPFAKRFTDWPQFFLGLAFSWGGLMGWAGLHGNLSLAAILVYVGAVAWTIGYDTIYAHQDREDDALVGVRSTARLFDRDTKIWLSGLYGLTLVLLLSAFIAAGAAFPAIIGLLIAAGLFAWQIKVLDIDDGAQCLALFKSNNRVGLIIFLGLVAAIPFA; this is translated from the coding sequence ATGAGCACCACTGAGCCGAACATCGACCGCGTCATCGACGCGCCCTCCGACAACTTCGTCTATCGCATCCTGCCGCGATGGCTTTGGCCGCATGCCCAGCTCGCGCGCTGGGATAGGCCAATCGGCTGGCAGCTCCTGATGTGGCCCTGCTTCTGGTCCTCGGCGCTTGCCGCCAACGCGCTCGCCGCCGAGGGGCGCCTCGGCCTCGGCCTCTTCGTCTTCCATCTTTTCTTGTTCTTCGTCGGCTCGGTCGCCATGCGCGGTGCGGGCTGCACCTACAACGATCTCGTCGACCACGAGATCGACAACATGGTCGCGCGCACGCGCTCGCGTCCACTGCCGTCGGGGCGCATCTCGCGCCGCAATGCCAAGATCTTCATGGTGGTGCAGTCGCTGGTCGGACTTGCCGTGCTCTTGTGCTTCAACAGCTTCTCGATCGTGCTTGGCATCCTGTCGCTCGCCGTCGTTGCGATCTATCCCTTCGCCAAGCGCTTCACCGACTGGCCGCAATTCTTCCTCGGGCTCGCCTTCTCCTGGGGCGGCCTCATGGGCTGGGCCGGCCTGCACGGCAATCTCTCGCTGGCGGCGATCCTCGTTTATGTCGGCGCGGTCGCCTGGACGATCGGCTACGACACGATCTACGCCCATCAGGACCGCGAAGACGATGCGCTGGTCGGAGTGCGCTCGACGGCGCGCCTCTTCGATCGCGACACCAAGATCTGGCTGAGCGGGCTTTATGGGCTGACGCTGGTCCTGCTTCTGTCTGCCTTCATAGCGGCGGGGGCGGCTTTCCCTGCAATCATAGGTCTCTTGATTGCAGCCGGGCTTTTCGCCTGGCAGATCAAGGTGCTCGACATTGATGACGGAGCGCAGTGCCTGGCGCTGTTCAAGTCGAACAACCGCGTCGGCCTGATCATTTTCTTAGGCCTCGTCGCCGCCATTCCCTTCGCCTGA
- the modB gene encoding molybdate ABC transporter permease subunit has product MLLSLKVAAVAVTFSLPLGLLVAWLLSRKEFWGKSLLNGLVHLPLILPPVVTGYLLLITFGRRGTVGAFLEHSFGLVFSFRWTGAALAAAVMGFPLLVRSIRLSLDAVDRRLEAAAATLGAPPAYVFFTVTLPLILPGVAAGVILAFAKAMGEFGATITFVSNIPGETQTLASAIYTYTQVPGGDLAAMRLTVISIVLSLGALIASEFLSRRIAARVGAA; this is encoded by the coding sequence ATGCTCTTGAGCCTGAAGGTCGCGGCCGTCGCCGTCACCTTCTCGCTGCCGCTGGGTCTGCTGGTGGCCTGGCTGCTGTCGCGCAAGGAGTTCTGGGGCAAGTCGCTTCTGAACGGCCTCGTGCATCTGCCGCTGATCCTGCCGCCTGTCGTCACGGGTTACCTTCTTCTCATCACCTTCGGCAGACGGGGCACGGTCGGCGCCTTCCTGGAGCACAGCTTCGGCCTTGTCTTCTCCTTCCGCTGGACCGGGGCAGCACTCGCTGCGGCCGTGATGGGCTTTCCGCTGCTCGTCCGCTCCATCCGTCTGTCACTCGATGCCGTCGATCGCCGCCTGGAGGCCGCCGCCGCCACGCTCGGCGCACCACCAGCTTACGTCTTCTTCACGGTGACCCTGCCGCTCATCCTGCCTGGAGTTGCCGCCGGCGTCATCCTCGCCTTCGCCAAGGCGATGGGCGAATTCGGAGCCACGATCACCTTCGTCTCCAACATTCCCGGTGAGACCCAGACACTCGCCTCGGCAATCTACACCTATACCCAAGTGCCCGGCGGTGACCTCGCCGCCATGCGCCTCACCGTCATCTCGATCGTCCTGTCGCTCGGTGCCCTCATCGCTTCCGAGTTTCTGTCGCGCCGCATCGCCGCTCGCGTGGGAGCCGCCTGA
- the modC gene encoding molybdenum ABC transporter ATP-binding protein — protein sequence MLELSIRHRQGDFTLEADLVLGEGLTALFGASGSGKTTLINIVAGLIRPEAGNVSFNGETWSDASIFLPPHRRRIGYVFQEGRLFPHLTVVQNLRYGERLLPRAERREDLDRIASLLGITDLLARRPSHLSGGEKQRVALGRALMASPKLLLMDEPLSALDGALKAQILPYIERIRDEFGVPILYVSHSVEEVARLATAVVTFDAGRATAVGRPDEALAIVSQASGELPAGNFIEAEITGHHEDDGLTGALSRAGPILLRRSSLPVGTHVRVFVPVSDIVVATEAGEGLSALNRLSGHIVDLAERDGGSVTLTVNCHGQPLIAEVTWRSCRQLALAPGMRVHLLFKTVSIASEGLFRQAPR from the coding sequence ATGCTGGAGCTGTCGATCCGCCATCGTCAGGGTGATTTCACGCTCGAGGCCGATCTCGTGCTGGGCGAGGGCCTGACGGCGCTGTTCGGCGCTTCCGGCTCCGGCAAGACGACGCTGATCAACATCGTCGCTGGCCTGATCCGTCCTGAGGCCGGCAATGTCAGCTTCAATGGCGAAACATGGAGCGACGCCTCGATCTTCCTGCCGCCACATCGCCGGCGCATCGGCTACGTCTTCCAGGAGGGACGCCTCTTTCCGCACCTGACCGTTGTGCAAAACCTCCGCTATGGCGAACGCCTGCTTCCCCGCGCCGAACGCCGCGAAGACCTCGATCGTATCGCCTCCTTGCTCGGCATCACCGATCTGCTCGCCCGTCGCCCGTCCCATCTCTCCGGCGGCGAAAAGCAGCGCGTGGCCCTTGGCCGCGCGCTGATGGCAAGCCCGAAGCTGCTTCTGATGGACGAGCCGCTATCGGCGCTCGATGGCGCGCTGAAGGCGCAGATCCTGCCCTATATTGAGCGCATACGCGACGAGTTCGGCGTGCCGATCCTCTATGTCAGCCACTCCGTCGAGGAGGTGGCACGGCTGGCGACGGCCGTCGTCACCTTCGACGCCGGCAGGGCAACTGCCGTCGGGCGCCCCGATGAGGCACTGGCGATCGTGTCTCAGGCTTCAGGCGAGCTTCCGGCAGGCAATTTCATCGAAGCCGAGATCACGGGTCACCATGAGGACGACGGCCTGACGGGAGCGCTGTCGCGTGCTGGCCCGATCCTGCTGCGGCGCAGTTCGCTGCCGGTTGGCACCCATGTCCGCGTTTTCGTCCCCGTCTCCGATATCGTCGTCGCGACCGAGGCTGGCGAGGGGCTTTCGGCGCTCAACCGCCTCTCGGGTCACATCGTCGATCTTGCGGAGCGCGATGGAGGCAGCGTGACACTGACCGTCAATTGCCACGGCCAGCCCCTAATCGCCGAGGTCACCTGGCGCTCGTGCCGCCAACTCGCCCTCGCGCCTGGAATGCGCGTGCATCTGCTGTTCAAGACCGTCTCGATCGCTTCGGAAGGTCTGTTTCGCCAGGCTCCACGCTGA
- a CDS encoding MipA/OmpV family protein, giving the protein MHRLRIIALLSASVAVSSSPAFADGLFSGNWYVTLGGAGISAPTFEGSKNRKLFFQPIISVGRGGAPRFSSRNDNPSFAIYNTDVLRAGVVGKFVPSRDAGTDDALRGLSEVKWGGELGGFADVYVTDWMRGRAEVRQGIRAHDGLVADIAVDAFTDIAPDLRVSAGPRMTFATSGYTNAYYGVDAAESAASGLSQYNPDGGVTSYGAGGAITWNATDKITMSAFTEYKRLAGPAADSSLVQERGTKNQLMFGVSASYKFGVSFN; this is encoded by the coding sequence ATGCACAGGCTGCGTATCATCGCCCTGCTGTCCGCATCGGTTGCGGTCTCGTCTTCGCCGGCATTTGCGGATGGTCTCTTCTCCGGAAACTGGTATGTCACCCTCGGCGGCGCTGGCATCTCCGCGCCGACCTTCGAAGGCTCCAAGAACCGCAAGCTCTTTTTCCAGCCGATCATTTCGGTCGGTCGTGGCGGGGCGCCGCGCTTCTCTTCGCGCAACGACAATCCGTCTTTCGCGATCTACAACACCGACGTGCTGCGTGCAGGGGTCGTCGGCAAATTCGTGCCCTCGCGCGACGCTGGCACTGACGATGCGTTGCGGGGTCTCTCCGAGGTCAAGTGGGGCGGCGAGCTCGGCGGTTTCGCCGATGTCTATGTTACCGACTGGATGCGTGGCCGCGCCGAAGTCCGCCAGGGCATCCGCGCCCATGATGGCCTTGTCGCCGATATCGCCGTCGATGCCTTTACAGATATCGCGCCCGATCTCAGGGTCTCGGCCGGTCCGCGCATGACCTTCGCCACCAGCGGTTACACCAACGCCTATTACGGCGTGGACGCTGCCGAATCTGCCGCGTCGGGGCTGAGCCAATACAATCCGGACGGTGGCGTCACCTCTTATGGTGCGGGCGGGGCGATCACCTGGAACGCCACCGACAAGATCACGATGAGCGCCTTCACCGAATACAAGCGGCTCGCCGGCCCGGCTGCCGATTCGAGCCTGGTGCAGGAACGCGGCACCAAGAATCAGCTGATGTTCGGCGTCTCCGCCAGCTACAAGTTCGGCGTCAGCTTCAACTGA
- the modA gene encoding molybdate ABC transporter substrate-binding protein → MEFPVVRVLKTAVFAVTALIAVAAASLPLTAARAEEPVTVFAAASLKESIEQVAAAWKQAGGTEVRLSLAGSSALARQIEQGAPADLFISADLRWMDHLEQAGHIKADTRINLLGNRLVLVAPENSTVTTTIANGFPLASLLGNERLAMANVDAVPAGSYGKAALESLGVWESVKDKVAQAENVRAALLLVSRGEVPLGIVYETDARVESSVKILDRFPEESHPAIVYPAALTTESENPRAADFLAYLQGADAHAIFTAAGFTVLAKTN, encoded by the coding sequence ATGGAGTTCCCCGTGGTCCGGGTTCTGAAAACGGCAGTGTTCGCGGTCACCGCGCTGATCGCCGTGGCCGCAGCAAGCCTGCCCTTGACGGCGGCCCGCGCCGAGGAGCCCGTTACCGTCTTCGCAGCTGCCAGTCTGAAAGAGAGCATCGAACAGGTTGCCGCCGCCTGGAAGCAAGCGGGTGGCACGGAGGTCCGGCTGTCCCTGGCCGGCAGTTCGGCCCTGGCGCGGCAGATCGAGCAGGGCGCGCCTGCAGACCTCTTCATCTCCGCCGACCTCAGATGGATGGACCACCTGGAACAGGCGGGCCACATCAAGGCGGATACCCGGATCAACCTTCTCGGCAACAGGCTCGTACTGGTTGCGCCGGAGAACTCGACCGTGACCACGACCATCGCCAATGGCTTCCCGCTCGCAAGCCTTCTCGGCAATGAACGTCTGGCCATGGCCAATGTCGATGCCGTGCCCGCCGGCTCCTATGGCAAAGCGGCGCTGGAAAGCCTCGGCGTATGGGAGAGCGTCAAGGACAAGGTCGCCCAGGCGGAGAATGTCCGCGCTGCCCTGCTGCTCGTTTCGCGCGGCGAAGTACCACTCGGCATAGTTTACGAGACGGATGCCAGGGTCGAGTCCAGTGTGAAGATCCTCGACCGCTTCCCCGAGGAGAGCCATCCCGCCATTGTCTACCCGGCGGCGCTCACGACCGAGAGCGAAAACCCGCGCGCTGCCGACTTTCTCGCTTACTTGCAGGGCGCAGACGCCCATGCCATCTTCACCGCTGCCGGCTTCACCGTGCTCGCCAAGACCAACTGA
- a CDS encoding DUF1217 domain-containing protein — MVSTYLSYNLVNRDIKGSINRTASDPLVARQTEYFKENIGKVTTLEGFLDDYQLYSYAMKAHGLEEMTYAKAFMKKVLESDLSDEKSFANQLTDERYRNFAASFQFSVEKTDLQTDSQQARLLEKYEASLAAQSDTLEAEAFYYESMIDKVTNVSGLVNNSRLMTFALDAYGIDGTYYTKDHLTKVLTSDTSDPDSYVNQLVANGAANAASFLKLAQAFSFNADGSLSGATAQTAAQKEATVSLYVDEEQIYVTDYYRQRERAYYESKISTLTSVDELTADTRLFNYVRTAFELGSMTASTFKQIVTSDTSDPDSYAATNGGDAWVAIAGKFNFASDGTVESGMTAQGSTQLASTHSGFATFYDDADQERKEALIDLFKTRIADVQNVDKLLADTTMRLVLQRTFGFEANEFSTRDLKRALTSDFTDPNSFANKSKDTRLIEMSKLFNFDSEGNAGVPLAPHNTLTATMIAKQFVINEVRFLDANEKTAAREAATKKAEVYQERIQSIGTVKELLADREVLDVVIGAYGLDPKDVTDDFLKQAFGSDLSDRKSFVNQQPDSRWAELVASFNFDANGNLTRETMGTIQQRGETMETVNKYLRQTLEEAEGASNEAVRLALYFQRAAPNITDAYGLIADDALMAVFRTTFGFSDEFSNMDVDQQARIINENLKLADLQDPTKLERFLQRYTAMYDTQNNVGASSAATILAGGGGTISADLLFSLAQLKA, encoded by the coding sequence ATGGTCTCGACCTATCTGAGCTACAATCTCGTCAACCGTGACATCAAGGGGAGCATCAACCGCACCGCTTCCGATCCGCTCGTCGCGCGCCAGACCGAGTACTTTAAAGAGAACATCGGCAAGGTCACGACGCTTGAGGGCTTCCTCGACGACTACCAGCTCTATTCCTATGCGATGAAAGCACATGGTCTCGAAGAGATGACCTATGCCAAGGCTTTCATGAAGAAGGTGCTGGAAAGCGATCTGTCGGATGAAAAGAGCTTTGCCAACCAGCTGACGGACGAGCGCTACCGCAACTTCGCCGCCTCTTTCCAGTTCTCGGTGGAAAAGACTGATCTGCAGACCGATTCCCAGCAGGCAAGATTGCTCGAGAAATACGAAGCCTCGCTTGCCGCCCAGAGCGACACGCTGGAGGCGGAAGCCTTCTATTACGAGTCGATGATCGACAAGGTCACGAATGTCAGCGGGCTGGTCAACAACAGCCGCCTGATGACATTTGCGCTCGATGCCTATGGCATCGACGGCACGTATTACACCAAGGATCATCTGACCAAGGTGCTCACCAGCGACACGTCCGATCCGGACAGCTACGTCAATCAATTGGTCGCGAATGGTGCAGCAAATGCAGCGAGCTTCCTCAAGCTCGCCCAGGCTTTCAGCTTCAATGCCGACGGTTCGCTGTCGGGCGCAACCGCCCAAACTGCCGCCCAGAAGGAGGCAACTGTCTCGCTCTATGTCGACGAAGAGCAGATCTACGTCACCGACTACTATCGTCAGCGTGAGCGCGCCTATTACGAATCCAAGATCTCGACCTTGACCTCGGTCGATGAGCTGACCGCCGATACGCGTCTGTTCAACTATGTCCGGACGGCGTTCGAGCTCGGCTCGATGACTGCCTCGACCTTCAAGCAGATCGTGACGAGCGACACCTCCGATCCGGACAGCTATGCCGCCACGAATGGTGGCGATGCCTGGGTCGCGATTGCCGGCAAGTTCAACTTCGCCAGCGATGGCACGGTGGAATCAGGCATGACTGCCCAGGGCTCGACCCAGCTCGCATCGACCCATTCCGGCTTTGCAACCTTCTATGACGATGCGGACCAAGAGCGGAAGGAAGCGCTCATCGATCTCTTCAAGACGAGGATCGCCGATGTTCAGAATGTCGACAAGCTTTTGGCTGACACGACGATGCGTCTCGTCCTGCAGCGCACCTTCGGCTTCGAGGCCAACGAGTTCTCGACCCGCGACCTGAAGCGCGCGCTTACCAGCGATTTCACCGATCCGAACAGCTTTGCCAACAAGTCCAAGGACACGCGCCTGATCGAAATGTCGAAGCTCTTCAACTTCGACAGCGAAGGCAATGCCGGCGTGCCGCTTGCGCCGCACAACACCCTGACGGCGACAATGATCGCCAAGCAGTTCGTCATCAATGAGGTCCGCTTCCTTGATGCAAACGAGAAGACGGCCGCACGGGAAGCTGCGACCAAGAAGGCCGAGGTCTACCAGGAGCGCATCCAGTCGATCGGTACCGTCAAGGAGCTTCTGGCCGATCGCGAAGTGCTCGATGTCGTCATCGGCGCCTATGGGCTCGATCCCAAGGACGTCACCGACGACTTCCTCAAGCAGGCTTTCGGTTCGGACCTCTCCGACCGCAAGAGCTTCGTCAATCAGCAGCCGGACAGCCGCTGGGCCGAACTCGTCGCTTCCTTCAACTTTGATGCCAATGGCAATCTCACCCGCGAGACGATGGGCACGATCCAGCAGCGCGGCGAGACCATGGAAACGGTCAACAAATATCTCCGGCAGACGCTGGAAGAGGCCGAAGGGGCGAGCAACGAGGCGGTGCGCCTGGCGCTCTACTTCCAGCGCGCCGCGCCCAACATCACCGATGCCTATGGCCTCATCGCCGACGACGCGCTCATGGCGGTCTTCCGGACGACCTTCGGCTTCTCGGACGAATTCTCCAATATGGATGTCGACCAGCAGGCACGTATCATCAACGAAAACCTCAAGCTCGCCGATCTCCAGGACCCGACCAAACTCGAGCGGTTCCTGCAGCGCTACACGGCGATGTACGATACGCAAAACAATGTCGGAGCCTCTTCTGCGGCCACCATTCTGGCGGGCGGAGGCGGCACCATCTCGGCCGATCTGCTGTTCAGTCTGGCGCAGCTGAAGGCCTGA
- a CDS encoding L-threonylcarbamoyladenylate synthase: MARIIPIAHDTDKAEAISAATEVLLRHLPVAIPTETVYGLAADATHPTAITSIYETKGRPRFNPLICHMADLAMAERYAVFDPISRKLAEAFWPGPLTLVLPLNEHSGIHPLATAGLDTVGIRVPVGFTAELIRSLGRPLAAPSANSSGRISPTTAEHVDADLGQKIEVIVDGGPCPVGVESTIVKVEDSEIRLLRPGGIAVEAIESVTGKQVVRPKATGTAAIEAPGMLASHYAPNAAVRLNATEVSHREALIAFGPGDISGAAAAHAVFNLSPTADLTEAASNLFDYLKRADASGAAGIAVMQIPDEGLGEAINDRLMRAAAPRGTEG, from the coding sequence ATGGCGCGGATCATCCCGATCGCTCACGACACGGACAAGGCGGAGGCAATTTCGGCAGCGACCGAGGTGCTTCTGCGGCATCTTCCGGTGGCGATCCCCACCGAGACCGTCTACGGGCTTGCAGCCGACGCAACCCATCCGACTGCCATTACGTCCATTTACGAGACCAAGGGGCGGCCGCGCTTCAATCCGCTGATCTGCCACATGGCGGATCTCGCCATGGCGGAACGCTACGCCGTGTTCGACCCGATCTCGCGCAAGCTGGCCGAGGCCTTCTGGCCAGGGCCTTTGACGCTGGTTCTGCCGCTTAACGAACATTCCGGCATTCATCCGCTTGCGACCGCCGGGCTCGACACGGTCGGCATACGCGTCCCGGTCGGATTTACGGCAGAGCTCATCCGCAGTCTCGGCCGACCGCTTGCGGCTCCGAGCGCCAATTCCTCCGGGCGGATCAGCCCGACGACAGCAGAGCATGTGGACGCCGATCTCGGCCAGAAGATCGAGGTGATCGTCGATGGCGGCCCCTGCCCTGTCGGCGTGGAATCGACGATCGTGAAGGTGGAGGACAGCGAGATCCGATTGCTCCGACCGGGCGGCATCGCCGTCGAAGCGATCGAGTCCGTCACCGGCAAGCAGGTCGTTCGTCCCAAGGCTACGGGAACGGCAGCGATCGAGGCGCCGGGCATGCTCGCTTCGCATTATGCACCCAATGCTGCCGTGCGGCTGAATGCGACAGAGGTGTCCCATAGGGAAGCCTTGATCGCCTTTGGTCCCGGCGACATATCCGGCGCGGCGGCCGCGCATGCGGTTTTCAACCTGAGCCCGACGGCAGACCTTACCGAGGCGGCCAGCAATCTCTTCGACTATCTGAAGCGCGCGGATGCGAGCGGGGCTGCGGGTATTGCCGTCATGCAAATCCCCGACGAGGGTTTGGGCGAGGCGATCAATGACCGGCTGATGCGGGCGGCAGCACCGCGTGGCACGGAGGGATGA
- a CDS encoding FAD-binding oxidoreductase, which yields MTSMNVTMSLADRLRAFVDIVGEANALTATADIKPYLTENRGLYHGASPLVLKPGSTQEVSAILKLASETGTSIVPVSGRTGLVGGQVPREDGQDVLLSLERMNRIREVDPVADVIVADGGAILADVQKAAEAHDRLFPLSLGSEGSCRIGGNLATNAGGTAVLAYGNMRQLCLGLEVVLPTGEIWDGLRRLKKDNSGYDLRDLFIGAEGTLGVITGAVLKMVPRPRGRQVAYVGLASPEAALKLFEKASQRCGSALTGFELMPRIGIEFTTKHIAGVRDPLTSVHPWYALVDISTSDSAESADTMMHELLAEAHEIGLVSDAAIASSLAQQKAFWHLRESMSEAQRPEGGSIKHDVSVPVSSIPAFLAEADAAVHALMPDARICAFGHLGDGNIHYNISQPVGADKAAFIARWREVNAVVHAVVHKHTGSISAEHGVGQLKRDELAASRPAIETELMRRIKQAFDPAGIMNPGKVIG from the coding sequence ATGACAAGCATGAATGTGACCATGAGCCTTGCGGACCGGCTGCGCGCCTTCGTCGATATCGTCGGCGAGGCCAATGCGTTGACCGCGACTGCTGATATCAAACCCTATCTGACGGAGAACCGGGGCCTCTATCACGGCGCCTCGCCGCTGGTGCTGAAGCCGGGCTCGACCCAGGAGGTTTCAGCCATCCTCAAGCTCGCCTCCGAGACGGGCACATCGATCGTGCCGGTCAGCGGCCGCACGGGCCTTGTCGGCGGACAGGTGCCGCGCGAGGACGGGCAGGACGTTCTGCTCTCCCTCGAGCGGATGAACAGGATCCGGGAAGTCGATCCGGTCGCCGACGTGATCGTCGCCGATGGCGGCGCCATACTTGCCGACGTGCAGAAGGCGGCCGAGGCGCATGACCGGCTGTTCCCGCTGTCGCTCGGCTCGGAAGGCTCCTGCCGGATCGGCGGCAATCTCGCGACCAATGCCGGAGGCACGGCCGTGCTTGCCTATGGCAATATGCGCCAGCTCTGCCTCGGGCTCGAAGTCGTGCTGCCGACGGGCGAGATCTGGGATGGCCTTAGGCGCCTGAAGAAGGACAATAGCGGTTACGACCTGCGCGACCTCTTCATCGGCGCGGAGGGCACGCTGGGTGTGATCACAGGCGCAGTGCTGAAGATGGTGCCGCGTCCGCGCGGGCGACAGGTGGCCTATGTCGGGCTCGCCTCGCCGGAAGCCGCCCTCAAGCTGTTCGAAAAGGCCTCGCAGCGCTGCGGCTCGGCGCTCACAGGCTTCGAGCTGATGCCGAGGATCGGCATCGAATTCACCACGAAGCATATTGCCGGCGTGCGCGACCCGCTCACCTCGGTTCATCCCTGGTATGCGCTTGTCGACATCTCGACATCGGATTCGGCCGAGTCTGCAGATACGATGATGCATGAGCTTTTGGCAGAAGCGCATGAGATAGGTCTCGTGTCGGATGCAGCGATCGCCAGTTCACTCGCCCAGCAGAAGGCCTTCTGGCATCTGCGCGAAAGCATGTCCGAGGCCCAGCGGCCGGAGGGCGGATCGATCAAGCATGACGTATCCGTGCCTGTCTCGAGCATTCCGGCCTTCCTCGCGGAAGCGGATGCCGCCGTGCATGCGCTGATGCCGGATGCCCGTATCTGTGCCTTCGGCCATCTCGGCGACGGCAATATCCATTACAACATCAGCCAGCCCGTCGGCGCCGACAAGGCGGCCTTTATCGCCCGCTGGCGCGAAGTGAATGCCGTCGTACATGCGGTCGTGCACAAGCATACGGGCTCGATTTCGGCGGAGCATGGCGTGGGTCAGCTGAAGCGCGACGAATTGGCTGCGAGCCGACCGGCGATCGAAACCGAGCTGATGCGGCGCATCAAGCAGGCCTTCGACCCCGCCGGTATCATGAACCCCGGCAAGGTGATCGGCTGA
- a CDS encoding DUF6101 family protein, whose protein sequence is MTNTVLKPAWAGATLRLDPSRFPQQVTYALRGALGDVTITIDERGAVLRKVLPGSGLPLSFALPTRAFKGVAARAIDHGDGEVTVTLELHHEDPDLCIPLLVAHDLCDIAADWRGWADAFRIPMLMVEADGVARPLEDHLGDVRTKETQPRRRHSYFAERRPRFLVRRTTGKLGVTMKISGKEIIARN, encoded by the coding sequence ATGACGAACACGGTTTTGAAGCCAGCATGGGCCGGCGCCACTCTGCGTCTGGATCCCTCGCGGTTCCCCCAGCAGGTGACTTACGCTTTGCGGGGCGCTCTGGGCGACGTCACAATCACCATAGATGAGCGCGGTGCCGTTCTGCGCAAGGTCCTTCCGGGTAGCGGCCTGCCGCTTTCCTTCGCTCTTCCAACGCGCGCCTTCAAGGGCGTTGCCGCTCGGGCCATCGACCATGGCGACGGCGAAGTCACCGTGACGCTCGAACTGCATCACGAGGATCCGGATCTGTGCATTCCGCTCCTGGTCGCGCATGATCTCTGCGATATCGCCGCTGACTGGCGCGGCTGGGCAGATGCCTTCCGCATCCCGATGCTGATGGTCGAGGCCGACGGCGTTGCCCGCCCGCTCGAAGACCACCTCGGCGATGTGCGCACCAAGGAGACGCAGCCGCGTCGCCGCCACTCCTATTTCGCCGAGCGTCGGCCGCGCTTCCTGGTGCGCCGCACCACCGGCAAGCTGGGTGTAACCATGAAGATTTCCGGAAAGGAAATCATCGCACGCAACTGA
- a CDS encoding winged helix-turn-helix domain-containing protein, with translation MTGSPRLSLRIDLSNGARLGPGKAQLLALIEEHGSIRAAGAAMGMSYRRAWLLADEINRMFKEPSIFTRHGGRSGGGAGLTPFGETLLGACRRMDAESRKALQTDLAWLESMQSVEFAGGRKGDDEG, from the coding sequence ATGACCGGCTCCCCTCGCCTCTCGCTGCGGATCGATCTTTCCAATGGTGCGCGACTGGGGCCGGGCAAGGCGCAGCTGCTGGCGCTGATCGAAGAACACGGATCGATCCGCGCTGCAGGAGCCGCCATGGGCATGTCCTATCGGCGGGCCTGGCTGCTAGCCGACGAGATCAACCGGATGTTCAAGGAGCCGTCGATCTTCACCCGGCATGGCGGCAGAAGCGGCGGTGGAGCCGGACTGACACCGTTCGGCGAGACTTTGCTCGGTGCATGCCGGCGCATGGATGCAGAAAGCCGGAAAGCACTCCAGACCGATCTCGCATGGCTTGAGAGCATGCAGTCAGTGGAGTTCGCCGGCGGTCGAAAGGGCGATGACGAAGGCTGA